In one window of Lacticaseibacillus casei DSM 20011 = JCM 1134 = ATCC 393 DNA:
- a CDS encoding IS30 family transposase — protein MQKQDSTHRQKGQHLTSLERGKVAGFRQAGKSNRWIAAEIGVCPQTINNEIKRGTVDQVKKSNGKRVYHRQYLPEAAQARYETARLSCHRPDKFASVQVFLAWYVQRAKQDKWSPDASIGYAKRHKLFTPEELVCASTLYQYIDDQRLEIRNIDLLEKTKRKTSHQHHTKAKRLAGRSIEERPKVVERRRQFGHWEMDTIVGKRNGKESVILTLIERKTRCQLLRLIEGRDADSVSYALRGIKREWGACIKTITADNGPEFTALNTAFAGTETEIFYAHPYTSCDRGTNEAHNRMIRQDFPKGMSLDDISPSQVQATQDRLNQLPRKQQGYCTPQQNFEAEARRVRRMAQ, from the coding sequence ATGCAGAAACAGGATAGCACACACCGCCAAAAAGGTCAGCACTTAACATCACTCGAGCGCGGAAAAGTGGCCGGATTCCGCCAAGCTGGGAAGTCCAATCGTTGGATTGCTGCTGAAATTGGCGTCTGCCCGCAGACCATTAATAATGAAATCAAGCGAGGTACAGTAGATCAGGTCAAGAAGAGTAATGGCAAGCGCGTCTACCATCGACAATACCTGCCAGAGGCTGCTCAGGCTCGTTACGAGACTGCACGCTTGAGCTGCCATCGTCCTGACAAGTTCGCCAGCGTACAGGTCTTCTTAGCCTGGTACGTACAGCGAGCTAAGCAGGACAAATGGTCGCCGGATGCTTCAATCGGCTATGCCAAGCGACACAAGCTGTTTACTCCTGAAGAGCTTGTTTGTGCCTCGACTTTGTACCAGTACATTGACGACCAACGCCTAGAGATTCGAAATATCGACCTGTTGGAGAAGACTAAGCGGAAGACCTCTCACCAGCACCACACCAAGGCTAAGCGCCTGGCTGGCCGCAGTATCGAGGAACGGCCTAAGGTCGTTGAACGACGCAGGCAGTTCGGTCACTGGGAGATGGATACCATTGTCGGTAAACGCAATGGCAAGGAGAGCGTCATCTTGACTCTGATTGAGCGCAAGACCCGTTGCCAACTTCTCCGCTTGATCGAAGGACGAGATGCAGACTCTGTGAGCTATGCATTGCGTGGAATCAAGCGCGAATGGGGAGCTTGCATCAAGACCATCACAGCCGACAACGGACCCGAGTTCACCGCCTTAAATACTGCTTTTGCTGGGACGGAAACTGAGATCTTCTACGCCCATCCTTACACGTCCTGCGACCGTGGCACCAACGAGGCACATAACCGGATGATCCGCCAGGACTTCCCTAAGGGCATGTCCCTAGATGACATTAGCCCTAGTCAAGTGCAGGCCACGCAAGACCGCTTGAATCAGTTGCCTCGCAAACAACAGGGCTACTGCACACCCCAGCAAAACTTTGAGGCCGAAGCTCGGCGCGTTCGCCGCATGGCCCAGTAG
- a CDS encoding terminase TerL endonuclease subunit produces MIKQYDLTLPKLTLEKAYKEQLKSGTYDAIAEKYRDPGTVYAFQILEGQIIACHDVKLQAFRHLQDLARVESKQADFPFHYSLDKCREVLGFASLCPDPSTGRPLPLALWQKALLCWSQGWRNSSGERRFHRVVFSVARTNGKTYLTVILLSYQYLIASAGYSNQDMAYIAPVSQQSKKGWRYIKTTFNRLQSEGFGDQMRSTKTKIGEDAVKSNTNQNQLLRLSDESGQFDSYHLAFSVHDEAGDDGRIGLIKENDGKITSGQVQTFDSQSWDISTAYPDATSNLYLTEKLIREAMLKDNERELDDNLMVNYSQDSEDEVNNPEKWIKSNPLLPVAGKTMLDSMISERDTKKSDGSLSEFINKNLNMWLQVKENRFLNRHDIENAVADKVPINTNGHVCYIGIDLSKLSDDTAIALVYPYQANGDTHYYIEQHSWIPLNHTGGSIDSKEKQDGINYRRAEQLGYCDIARNRWGYIDDDSVVTYLGDYIEQNQLQVRFICYDPWASSDVLDKLVQIDKWPMMPIRQTAHDLDKPTHEFQRLMREGRIHYSDDPIIQYSLTNAILVGNSAGLKVDKERYTSKIDCVDAIIDAMSRAIYEFSDVNPDFDPKAKLKDPLSGMSDEERHKFLMDVGF; encoded by the coding sequence TTGATAAAGCAGTATGATCTAACACTTCCGAAGCTGACACTTGAAAAGGCCTATAAAGAGCAGCTTAAATCTGGAACTTATGATGCTATCGCTGAAAAGTATAGAGATCCTGGCACAGTATATGCATTCCAAATATTGGAAGGTCAGATTATCGCATGCCATGACGTTAAGTTGCAAGCTTTTAGACACCTACAGGATCTTGCACGTGTTGAGTCCAAGCAAGCAGACTTTCCCTTTCACTATTCTCTTGACAAATGCAGAGAGGTTTTAGGTTTTGCATCACTTTGCCCAGACCCATCAACAGGTAGGCCACTTCCACTGGCCTTATGGCAAAAGGCACTATTGTGTTGGTCCCAAGGTTGGCGGAATAGCAGTGGTGAGCGCCGTTTCCATCGTGTGGTGTTCAGTGTTGCAAGGACTAATGGCAAAACTTATTTGACGGTTATACTTCTCAGCTATCAGTATCTAATTGCTAGTGCTGGGTATAGTAATCAGGACATGGCATACATAGCTCCAGTTTCACAGCAGAGTAAGAAGGGCTGGCGGTACATTAAGACAACGTTTAATCGTCTGCAAAGTGAGGGCTTTGGGGATCAGATGCGTTCAACCAAGACTAAGATTGGTGAGGATGCTGTCAAAAGCAATACTAATCAGAATCAACTGTTGCGTTTGTCAGATGAATCGGGACAGTTTGATAGCTATCATTTGGCCTTTAGCGTTCATGACGAAGCCGGTGATGATGGCAGAATTGGTTTAATCAAAGAAAATGACGGGAAAATCACATCTGGACAAGTGCAGACCTTTGATAGCCAATCATGGGACATCAGTACTGCCTATCCAGACGCCACTTCAAATCTATATCTCACTGAGAAATTAATCAGAGAGGCCATGCTAAAGGATAATGAGCGAGAACTGGACGATAATTTGATGGTTAATTACAGTCAGGACAGTGAAGACGAGGTCAATAATCCTGAAAAATGGATAAAGTCGAACCCACTGCTTCCAGTTGCCGGCAAAACAATGCTTGATTCAATGATTAGTGAGCGTGACACTAAGAAATCAGATGGTAGCTTGTCTGAGTTCATCAACAAGAACCTAAACATGTGGTTGCAGGTAAAGGAAAACAGATTTTTGAACCGCCATGACATAGAAAATGCAGTAGCTGATAAAGTGCCAATCAACACAAATGGTCACGTGTGCTACATCGGTATCGATTTGTCGAAACTTAGCGATGATACTGCTATAGCTCTTGTCTACCCATATCAGGCCAATGGGGATACGCATTACTACATAGAACAACACAGTTGGATACCACTGAATCATACTGGAGGAAGTATTGATAGCAAAGAAAAACAAGATGGTATTAACTATCGCAGGGCTGAACAGCTAGGATACTGTGATATTGCTAGAAATCGCTGGGGATATATAGATGATGACTCAGTTGTCACATACCTTGGTGATTATATAGAGCAAAATCAGTTGCAAGTTCGTTTCATTTGTTATGACCCATGGGCAAGTAGTGATGTTTTAGATAAATTGGTTCAAATCGACAAGTGGCCAATGATGCCTATCCGACAAACAGCACATGACTTAGATAAGCCTACCCATGAGTTTCAGAGACTGATGCGAGAGGGTCGCATTCATTATTCTGACGATCCAATTATCCAATACAGCCTAACCAATGCAATTCTTGTTGGTAACAGTGCGGGCTTAAAGGTTGATAAGGAACGATATACAAGCAAAATTGACTGTGTAGATGCCATTATTGATGCCATGTCTAGAGCAATTTATGAATTTAGTGATGTTAACCCTGACTTTGATCCTAAAGCAAAATTAAAGGACCCATTGTCTGGTATGAGTGATGAAGAACGCCATAAATTCCTGATGGATGTAGGCTTTTAA
- a CDS encoding IS30-like element ISLpl1 family transposase, with protein MSSITYSERIKIETFCELGLSNIQMGVRLNRSPSTISYELSRCQPYQAELAQTDAEYKRSRCGRKTKLSDELKQKILNHLRLSWSPGMIAHEFKLATKSIYNWLNQGRIGFSLNDLPEHGVRQRRNVDQRSKYNQSLGRSIEQRPMMINQRNRIGDFELDTVVGPRGHSKAVLLTLIDRKSRFLWAYRLKDRTTATVNEALTKFLTTFNGPVHSFTVDRGTEFSGLVSLESQYGIKTYYCHAYTPAERGSNERFNRNLRYFYPKGTRFEHISAQDLTTTLLQINQRPLKILDWQTPYQVMLTNLSKNSD; from the coding sequence TTGTCTAGTATAACCTATTCCGAACGAATTAAAATCGAAACCTTTTGTGAACTAGGGCTGTCCAATATCCAAATGGGCGTTCGGCTGAACCGATCACCGTCAACAATTTCTTATGAATTATCTCGATGTCAACCTTATCAGGCTGAATTAGCACAAACAGATGCCGAATACAAGCGATCACGATGTGGTCGGAAAACTAAGCTGAGCGATGAGTTAAAGCAAAAAATTCTCAACCATTTACGTCTAAGCTGGTCACCAGGAATGATTGCTCACGAATTTAAACTAGCTACTAAATCTATTTATAATTGGCTAAATCAGGGGAGAATTGGTTTCTCCTTGAATGATCTACCTGAACATGGCGTACGCCAACGGCGTAACGTTGACCAACGATCCAAATATAATCAATCTTTGGGGCGATCAATTGAACAGCGTCCCATGATGATTAATCAACGTAATCGCATCGGCGATTTTGAACTAGATACAGTCGTTGGTCCTCGTGGGCATAGTAAGGCAGTTTTATTAACTTTAATCGATCGAAAATCACGGTTCCTTTGGGCATACCGGTTAAAAGATCGGACGACAGCGACTGTTAATGAAGCACTAACTAAGTTCCTAACCACTTTTAATGGTCCGGTGCACAGCTTTACTGTGGACCGTGGCACTGAGTTTAGTGGGCTAGTATCACTTGAATCACAATATGGTATTAAGACCTATTACTGCCATGCTTATACTCCAGCTGAACGTGGTAGTAATGAACGCTTTAATCGGAATTTGCGTTATTTTTATCCTAAAGGGACTCGTTTTGAGCACATTAGTGCTCAAGATTTAACGACGACGTTACTCCAAATTAACCAGCGACCGCTTAAAATACTCGACTGGCAAACACCGTATCAGGTTATGCTGACAAATTTGTCCAAAAATTCGGATTAA